In one Campylobacter insulaenigrae NCTC 12927 genomic region, the following are encoded:
- a CDS encoding ATP-dependent nuclease subunit B has translation MCRSLLSLILITFFYTHSFAKNEQEIIQALIYEDHSEYKNACDIYTQLFEDSNESIYLQKALFLALSHNLQQKEKLLETSKDFLNLTPIIRLHAIYAFEQGNYQKAEEYTFKLIQEEQNYKNYELLGDIYAKKGLFTKAIEAYNQAYEIFAYENLLLKITELNIRTKNINQAKENLEKFRKNYGCSLNTCTLLLKIYQDQNNTQASMQILYELYKISNDTRYIYAIIDLLNKEKKYTQALDIAQEYNLNTDIKVYLYTQIKDYSKAYNLALKQYELEKNKKYLAMAAILEFENYMDKKNQKILDKKRLESILKKFEESVDIRSDSLYQNFYGYTLIEYDIDVKKGIELVGWALEQEPNNAYYLDSLAWGYYKLKECDKAYDILQTILQDKDFVNSDEGKEHIKAIKKCLNK, from the coding sequence ATGTGTAGGAGTTTGCTTTCATTAATTTTAATCACTTTTTTTTATACTCATAGTTTTGCTAAAAATGAACAAGAAATTATCCAAGCCTTAATTTACGAAGACCACTCAGAATATAAGAATGCTTGCGATATTTACACGCAACTATTTGAAGATAGCAATGAAAGTATATATTTACAAAAAGCTTTATTTTTAGCTTTAAGTCACAATTTGCAACAAAAAGAAAAACTTTTAGAAACTTCGAAAGATTTTTTAAATTTAACTCCTATTATAAGATTACATGCTATTTACGCCTTTGAACAAGGCAATTATCAAAAAGCAGAAGAATACACTTTTAAACTCATCCAAGAAGAACAAAACTATAAAAATTACGAATTATTAGGTGATATTTATGCAAAAAAAGGACTTTTTACAAAAGCCATTGAAGCTTATAACCAAGCTTATGAAATCTTCGCATACGAAAATCTTTTATTAAAAATTACAGAGTTAAATATAAGAACAAAAAATATTAATCAAGCAAAAGAAAATTTAGAAAAATTTAGAAAAAATTACGGTTGCTCCTTAAATACTTGCACCCTGCTTTTAAAAATTTACCAAGATCAAAATAATACCCAAGCAAGTATGCAAATACTTTATGAATTGTACAAAATAAGCAATGACACTAGATATATCTACGCCATAATAGACCTATTAAATAAAGAAAAAAAATACACTCAAGCTTTAGATATTGCTCAAGAATATAATTTAAACACAGATATTAAGGTATATTTATATACTCAAATAAAAGATTATAGTAAAGCTTATAATTTAGCTTTAAAACAATACGAATTAGAAAAAAATAAAAAATACCTCGCAATGGCAGCCATATTAGAATTCGAAAATTATATGGATAAAAAAAATCAAAAAATTTTAGATAAAAAAAGGTTAGAATCTATATTAAAAAAATTTGAAGAAAGTGTTGATATACGCAGTGATTCTTTATATCAAAACTTTTATGGATATACTTTAATCGAATACGATATTGATGTAAAAAAAGGCATAGAATTAGTAGGTTGGGCTTTAGAGCAAGAACCAAATAACGCGTATTATCTTGATTCTTTAGCTTGGGGATATTATAAGTTAAAAGAATGTGATAAAGCTTATGATATTTTGCAAACAATTTTACAAGATAAAGACTTTGTAAATTCAGATGAAGGTAAAGAACATATAAAAGCTATTAAAAAATGTTTGAACAAGTAA
- the pdxA gene encoding 4-hydroxythreonine-4-phosphate dehydrogenase, with amino-acid sequence MKKIAISVGDLNGIGMQILLQAHTELVKICEPFYFIHYDLFIKAKSLLNIECKEKINIVEFSYGHKTKFALKQEDKKYKIYTFTCLLQNEVDIKFDLYPRQLDAKSGAYSFLSFEAASKCTGKYLDALVTLPINKKTWQMAGILYKGHTEALRDFFNKEAIMMLGCEELFVALYTEHIALRDVYKHIKALKLAQFLINFYQCTRFEPIGVLSFNPHASDNGVIGGEEEKEIIKSIRMANIALKDTSLKLNELTDEMFLKEKERVFNQQRDIFIKDPLVADTAFTPFALQKCKYLVSMYHDLALAPLKALYFEKSINVSLNLPIIRTSVDHGTAYDMAYQNKKINLKSYIQAVKSALQFLKIKEKNK; translated from the coding sequence ATGAAAAAAATTGCCATTAGTGTAGGGGATTTAAATGGTATAGGTATGCAAATTTTACTACAAGCACATACCGAGCTTGTAAAAATTTGCGAACCTTTTTATTTTATTCATTATGATTTATTTATAAAGGCTAAAAGTCTTTTAAATATTGAATGTAAAGAAAAAATCAATATAGTTGAATTTTCATATGGACATAAAACAAAATTTGCTTTAAAACAAGAAGATAAAAAATATAAAATTTATACCTTTACTTGCTTGTTGCAAAATGAAGTAGATATAAAATTTGATTTATACCCAAGACAATTAGATGCTAAAAGCGGAGCTTATTCTTTTTTGAGTTTTGAAGCAGCTAGTAAATGTACAGGTAAATATTTAGATGCATTAGTTACTTTGCCTATTAATAAAAAGACTTGGCAAATGGCTGGTATTTTATATAAAGGCCATACAGAAGCTTTACGAGATTTTTTTAACAAAGAAGCAATTATGATGCTAGGTTGCGAAGAGCTTTTTGTAGCCTTGTATACTGAACATATAGCTTTACGAGATGTTTATAAACATATAAAAGCATTAAAACTAGCACAATTTCTTATTAATTTTTATCAATGCACTCGTTTTGAACCCATAGGGGTTTTAAGTTTTAATCCTCATGCTAGTGATAATGGCGTTATAGGCGGAGAAGAAGAAAAAGAAATAATAAAATCCATTAGAATGGCTAATATTGCTTTGAAAGATACGAGCTTAAAATTAAATGAACTTACAGATGAAATGTTTTTGAAAGAAAAAGAAAGAGTATTTAATCAACAAAGAGATATTTTTATAAAAGATCCCTTGGTTGCAGATACGGCTTTTACTCCTTTTGCTTTACAAAAATGTAAGTATTTAGTAAGCATGTATCACGATCTTGCTTTGGCACCATTAAAAGCTTTATATTTTGAAAAAAGTATTAATGTGAGTTTAAATTTGCCTATTATAAGAACTAGTGTTGATCATGGGACTGCATATGATATGGCATATCAAAATAAAAAAATAAATTTAAAAAGTTATATTCAAGCTGTCAAATCAGCTTTGCAATTTTTAAAAATCAAAGAAAAAAATAAGTAA
- a CDS encoding exopolyphosphatase, Ppx/GppA family, giving the protein MLGIDIGSNTLRAILMDQNYNKLQSEEFIIAAAKNMQNTNINQEAIKRLFSALNSLKNKNYNLKNAKAVATAAFRKANNTKEIFEKIKNDFGLKIDLIDSNTEAYLSILGMKTRLQKLNLFRKDFNYCDLGGASCEITNTKFSKSYDFGIISFYEKNTFKRSKHNIFVNFFKKNPQRLKFIKNKQLKLHFNNFHPHFKQLALEAFKEVQYAKKSLKNKYIALNSGVPTTLCAYKHGIKYIDYTEEKVNGALLTSRDFLIFAIKIWNLEQKKAKIYLGENRKKYLIAGALLLYALFDKEKLIVVDDGVREGVCIAYFKNIIYKGIL; this is encoded by the coding sequence ATGCTAGGGATAGATATAGGTTCAAACACATTAAGAGCAATATTAATGGATCAAAATTATAATAAATTGCAAAGTGAAGAATTTATTATAGCTGCTGCTAAAAATATGCAAAATACAAATATTAATCAAGAAGCTATAAAAAGATTATTTTCTGCACTAAATAGTCTAAAAAACAAAAATTATAATTTAAAAAATGCTAAAGCAGTTGCAACCGCAGCTTTTAGAAAAGCAAATAATACAAAAGAAATTTTTGAAAAAATAAAAAATGATTTTGGATTAAAAATTGATTTGATAGATAGCAACACTGAAGCTTATTTGAGTATTTTAGGCATGAAAACAAGACTTCAAAAACTCAATCTTTTTAGAAAAGACTTTAATTATTGTGATTTAGGTGGTGCATCATGTGAAATTACTAATACAAAATTTAGTAAAAGTTATGATTTTGGCATTATAAGTTTTTATGAAAAAAATACTTTCAAACGATCTAAACACAATATTTTTGTTAATTTTTTTAAAAAAAATCCACAAAGATTAAAATTTATAAAAAACAAACAATTAAAATTACATTTTAATAATTTTCATCCTCATTTTAAGCAATTAGCGCTAGAAGCATTCAAAGAAGTTCAATATGCAAAAAAATCTCTAAAAAATAAATATATTGCATTAAATTCTGGAGTACCCACAACACTTTGTGCTTATAAACACGGAATTAAGTATATAGACTATACAGAAGAAAAAGTCAATGGAGCATTACTTACATCGAGAGATTTTTTGATTTTTGCTATAAAAATTTGGAATTTAGAACAAAAAAAAGCTAAAATTTACTTAGGAGAGAATAGAAAAAAATATTTAATTGCAGGTGCCTTACTTTTATATGCCTTGTTTGATAAAGAAAAACTCATAGTAGTTGATGATGGTGTAAGGGAAGGTGTTTGTATTGCTTATTTTAAAAATATCATTTATAAAGGAATATTATGA
- a CDS encoding YkgJ family cysteine cluster protein, producing MISHKDYNYTFNENACEKCGGKCCTGDSGYIYASSEELDNIAKFLNLNFEDFQKNYLIKVGFKFSLKEVRYKDGYRCIFFDTIHKKCLIYKYRPKQCKTFPFWEYFKTHKEELKKECVGVCFH from the coding sequence ATGATATCTCATAAAGATTATAATTACACATTTAATGAAAATGCTTGCGAAAAGTGTGGTGGAAAATGTTGCACTGGAGATAGTGGTTATATATATGCATCTAGCGAAGAATTAGATAATATAGCAAAATTTTTAAATTTAAATTTTGAAGACTTTCAAAAAAACTACCTCATTAAAGTTGGATTTAAATTTAGTCTCAAAGAAGTAAGATATAAAGATGGTTATCGTTGTATTTTTTTTGATACAATACACAAGAAATGTCTTATTTATAAATATAGACCAAAACAATGCAAAACTTTCCCATTTTGGGAATACTTTAAAACACATAAAGAGGAGTTGAAAAAAGAATGTGTAGGAGTTTGCTTTCATTAA
- a CDS encoding DNA/RNA endonuclease G → MKKILGLCALVLNSFAYTQYELHPSFDQYFQNCSLLMNKYYYINCYDYDYKGTKAIAYRLTAEILNRQHIKKRPKFTEDTNIPKKYRTYWEDYIKSGYTRGHVVPNQSMNTTPQAQFSTFLMSNITPQKKDINNEIWNEIEKRERYLAKKNKELEVLNLIFYEKNPQRIKNNIAIPSFYVKILKAKTYIECYKVPNDDNFARFNRNYFKEDCSKYIK, encoded by the coding sequence ATGAAAAAAATATTAGGATTGTGTGCATTAGTATTAAATTCTTTTGCTTATACACAATATGAGCTTCATCCTAGTTTTGATCAATATTTTCAAAATTGTTCACTATTGATGAATAAATATTATTATATTAATTGTTATGATTATGATTACAAAGGCACAAAGGCTATAGCTTATAGGCTAACAGCCGAAATTTTAAATCGACAGCATATTAAAAAACGTCCCAAATTTACAGAAGATACTAATATACCAAAAAAATATCGGACCTATTGGGAAGATTATATTAAAAGTGGATACACAAGAGGACATGTGGTTCCCAATCAATCTATGAATACAACACCCCAAGCTCAATTTAGTACTTTTTTAATGAGTAACATAACTCCTCAAAAAAAAGATATTAATAATGAAATTTGGAATGAAATTGAAAAAAGAGAAAGATATCTGGCAAAGAAAAATAAAGAATTAGAGGTTCTAAATTTAATTTTTTACGAAAAGAATCCTCAGCGTATTAAAAACAATATTGCAATCCCAAGTTTTTACGTAAAAATTTTAAAAGCAAAAACATACATAGAGTGCTATAAAGTACCAAACGATGATAATTTTGCAAGATTTAATAGGAATTATTTTAAGGAAGATTGTTCTAAGTACATAAAGTAG
- a CDS encoding HrcA family transcriptional regulator translates to MNSYSKKDLILKTIIETYLNGNIPVGSNELNNKVSIPASTIRVYFKKLSDEGILTQLHISSGRIPTTRAMKAYWRDLIFEENLVIRDLSLLEFLLNKFEIYALVYGGDELILNEINVVNNKFIILDFKYNELVLKFSQDAFLFMQRLVGLELKDIENLAFKVNFEELLEKIIALKQAMIYYRYNESRAYQIYQNDNFIKLLSPKIGFYFDEKLKFEPLFEEGFMGLKFKSMFLGKESNIIFAGSVYSDFKTMLNIIKEAA, encoded by the coding sequence GTGAATTCTTATAGTAAAAAGGATTTAATCTTAAAGACTATTATCGAAACTTACTTAAATGGTAATATACCAGTTGGCTCTAATGAGTTAAATAATAAGGTTAGCATTCCAGCTTCTACTATAAGGGTCTATTTTAAAAAGTTAAGTGATGAGGGAATTCTAACTCAGCTTCATATTAGCAGTGGAAGAATTCCTACCACTAGAGCTATGAAAGCTTATTGGAGAGATTTGATATTTGAAGAAAATCTTGTAATAAGAGATCTTTCATTATTAGAATTTTTATTAAATAAGTTTGAAATTTATGCTTTGGTTTATGGTGGTGATGAGCTAATTTTAAATGAAATAAATGTGGTAAATAATAAATTTATCATACTTGATTTTAAATATAATGAATTGGTCTTAAAATTTAGTCAAGATGCATTTTTGTTTATGCAAAGATTAGTTGGACTTGAGTTAAAAGACATAGAAAATTTAGCATTTAAGGTAAATTTTGAAGAACTGTTGGAAAAAATTATTGCACTTAAACAAGCAATGATTTATTATAGATATAATGAAAGCAGGGCTTATCAAATTTATCAAAATGATAATTTTATTAAACTTTTATCTCCAAAGATTGGTTTTTATTTTGATGAAAAATTGAAGTTTGAGCCTTTATTTGAAGAGGGTTTTATGGGATTAAAATTTAAGAGTATGTTTTTAGGGAAAGAGTCTAATATCATTTTTGCTGGAAGTGTATATTCTGATTTTAAAACTATGTTAAATATTATAAAGGAGGCTGCATGA
- the grpE gene encoding nucleotide exchange factor GrpE encodes MSEEKQNEEKLEEAMENTENDISEYDKLQGEYDTLKDAYLRANAEFENIKKRMEKEKLSATIYANESFAKDLLDVVDALEAAVNVDASDEISLKIKEGVQNTLDLLLKKLEKHMVKSIDASGEFNPNLHEAMFHVESADHESGHIVQLLQKGYMMNDRVIRSAKVSVAK; translated from the coding sequence ATGAGCGAAGAAAAACAAAATGAAGAGAAGCTTGAAGAGGCAATGGAAAACACAGAAAATGATATTTCTGAATATGACAAACTTCAAGGAGAATACGATACATTAAAAGATGCTTATTTAAGAGCAAATGCTGAATTTGAAAATATAAAAAAGAGAATGGAAAAAGAAAAACTTTCAGCAACAATCTATGCAAACGAAAGCTTTGCAAAGGATTTGCTTGATGTTGTAGATGCTCTAGAAGCAGCTGTTAATGTAGATGCTAGCGATGAGATTAGTTTGAAAATCAAAGAAGGGGTGCAAAACACTCTTGATTTACTTTTGAAAAAACTTGAAAAACATATGGTTAAAAGTATTGATGCTAGTGGAGAATTTAATCCAAATTTACATGAAGCGATGTTTCATGTAGAGAGTGCTGATCATGAAAGCGGTCATATTGTTCAACTTTTACAAAAAGGTTATATGATGAATGATAGAGTGATAAGATCGGCAAAAGTTAGTGTTGCAAAATAA
- the mnmH gene encoding tRNA 2-selenouridine(34) synthase MnmH, translating to MFNETNYHEFQNFSFDLIIDARSPKEYKHSHIKNAKNYYALNDKEFQEIGSIYTKNKGLAKAKGASYICKNMSFHIKNIYKHYKIGSLIGIYCARGGMRSKSLSLILSEIGYRVIRLEGGYKAYRNYVNHFFTKKLDIKFYCLCGNTASGKSDLLNLLENSLNLEKLANHQGSSFGKIYGEQPSQKSFDDELFYFLKNYPYKTCFIEAESRQIGNLTLPLNLFQAMQDAEKIWCECSIKSRIQRILKDYSNIDKDFFYHCVEKISPYISKDFKNKLQQNYEQSDFENCALMLFNYYDKVYKKPNIIHHYINTDDINLAKIKLINLQN from the coding sequence ATGTTTAATGAGACAAATTACCATGAATTTCAAAATTTTTCTTTTGATTTGATTATTGATGCAAGAAGTCCTAAAGAATACAAACATTCTCATATAAAAAATGCTAAAAACTATTACGCACTAAATGATAAAGAATTTCAAGAAATTGGAAGTATTTATACAAAAAACAAAGGCTTGGCAAAAGCAAAAGGAGCAAGTTACATATGCAAAAATATGAGTTTTCATATTAAAAATATTTATAAACATTATAAGATCGGCTCTTTAATTGGAATTTATTGTGCTAGAGGTGGAATGCGTTCAAAATCCTTATCTTTAATACTTTCAGAAATAGGATATAGAGTTATAAGACTAGAAGGTGGATATAAAGCCTACAGAAATTATGTTAATCATTTTTTTACAAAAAAATTAGATATAAAATTTTATTGCTTATGTGGTAACACTGCAAGTGGAAAAAGTGATTTATTAAATTTATTAGAAAATTCTCTAAATTTAGAAAAATTAGCCAATCATCAAGGTTCAAGTTTTGGAAAAATATACGGAGAACAACCTAGTCAAAAATCATTTGATGATGAACTTTTTTATTTTTTAAAAAATTATCCCTATAAAACATGTTTCATAGAAGCTGAAAGTAGACAAATTGGAAATCTCACTCTACCTTTAAATCTATTTCAAGCTATGCAAGATGCAGAAAAAATTTGGTGTGAATGTTCGATTAAATCAAGAATTCAAAGAATTTTAAAAGATTATTCAAATATAGACAAGGACTTTTTTTATCATTGTGTTGAAAAAATCAGTCCTTATATAAGCAAAGATTTTAAAAATAAATTACAGCAAAATTATGAGCAATCTGACTTTGAAAACTGTGCTTTAATGCTTTTTAATTACTATGACAAAGTGTATAAAAAACCTAATATAATTCATCACTACATTAATACAGATGATATAAATTTGGCAAAAATAAAACTTATAAATTTACAAAACTAA
- the dnaK gene encoding molecular chaperone DnaK yields MSKVIGIDLGTTNSCVSVYERGESKVIPNKEGKNTTPSVVAFTDKGEVLVGDSAKRQAVTNPEKTIYSIKRIMGLMINEEAAKEAKNRLPYHITERNGACAIEIAGKIYTPQEISAKVLMKLKEDAEAFLGEKIEDAVITVPAYFNDAQRKATKEAGTIAGLNVLRIINEPTAAALAYGLDKKESEKIVVYDLGGGTFDVTVLETGDNVVEVLATGGNAFLGGDDFDNKLIDFLANEFKDETGIDLKNDVMALQRLKEAAENAKKELSSANETNINLPFITADASGPKHLTKTLTRAKFESMIDGLVSETISKINEVVKDAGLEKSEIKEIVMVGGSTRVPLVQEEVKKAFGKELNKSVNPDEVVAIGAAIQGAVIKGDVKDVLLLDVTPLSLGIETLGGVMTKIIEKGTTIPTKKEQTFSTAEDNQSAVTINVLQGEREFSRDNKSLGNFNLEGIPPAPRGMPQIEVTFDIDANGILTVSAKDKATGKAQEIKITGSSGLSEEEINNMVKDAELHKEEDKRRKEAVESRNSADNLVHQVEKSLNELGDKVSDDDKTNIQKALDELKETLKNANASKEEIEAKMKTLSEVSHKLAENMYKKDEKPNEDKKKKDDDVIDAEVE; encoded by the coding sequence ATGAGTAAAGTTATAGGTATAGATTTAGGAACAACAAACTCTTGTGTGAGTGTGTATGAAAGAGGTGAAAGTAAAGTTATTCCAAACAAAGAAGGTAAAAATACAACACCTTCTGTTGTTGCTTTTACAGATAAAGGAGAGGTTTTAGTTGGAGATAGTGCAAAGCGTCAAGCTGTTACTAATCCTGAAAAAACTATTTATTCTATTAAAAGAATTATGGGGCTTATGATAAATGAAGAAGCGGCTAAAGAAGCTAAAAATCGTTTACCGTATCATATCACAGAAAGAAATGGTGCGTGTGCAATTGAAATAGCTGGAAAAATTTATACTCCTCAAGAAATTTCTGCTAAGGTATTGATGAAGTTAAAAGAAGATGCTGAGGCATTTTTAGGAGAAAAAATAGAAGATGCAGTTATTACAGTTCCTGCATATTTTAATGATGCACAAAGAAAAGCTACTAAAGAAGCTGGAACTATAGCAGGACTAAATGTACTTAGAATCATAAATGAACCTACGGCTGCTGCTTTAGCTTATGGGCTTGATAAAAAAGAAAGTGAAAAAATTGTAGTTTATGATTTAGGTGGTGGTACATTTGATGTTACTGTACTTGAAACGGGTGATAATGTTGTAGAAGTTTTGGCAACAGGTGGTAATGCATTTTTAGGTGGAGATGATTTCGATAATAAACTAATTGACTTTTTAGCAAACGAATTTAAAGATGAAACAGGTATTGATCTTAAAAATGATGTAATGGCTTTACAGAGATTAAAAGAAGCAGCTGAAAATGCTAAAAAAGAATTAAGTTCAGCAAATGAAACCAATATTAATTTGCCGTTTATTACAGCTGATGCAAGTGGTCCAAAACACTTAACTAAAACTTTAACAAGAGCTAAATTTGAAAGCATGATTGATGGGTTAGTGTCTGAAACTATTAGTAAGATTAATGAAGTGGTAAAAGATGCTGGATTGGAAAAAAGTGAAATTAAAGAAATTGTTATGGTTGGGGGATCTACTCGTGTACCTTTAGTTCAAGAAGAAGTTAAAAAAGCTTTTGGAAAAGAATTAAATAAATCAGTAAATCCTGATGAAGTTGTAGCAATTGGTGCGGCAATTCAAGGTGCAGTTATAAAAGGTGATGTTAAAGATGTGTTATTACTTGATGTAACTCCACTTTCTTTGGGTATTGAAACTTTAGGTGGAGTGATGACTAAAATCATCGAAAAAGGAACTACTATACCTACGAAAAAAGAACAAACTTTTTCTACTGCTGAGGATAATCAAAGTGCAGTTACTATTAATGTTTTACAAGGGGAGAGAGAATTTAGTCGTGATAATAAATCTTTAGGTAATTTTAATCTTGAAGGAATTCCACCTGCACCTCGTGGTATGCCACAAATTGAAGTGACTTTTGATATAGATGCAAATGGTATTTTAACAGTTAGTGCCAAGGATAAAGCAACTGGTAAAGCTCAGGAAATTAAGATCACTGGCTCAAGTGGTTTAAGTGAAGAAGAAATTAATAATATGGTGAAAGATGCAGAGCTTCATAAAGAAGAAGACAAAAGACGTAAAGAAGCAGTAGAATCGAGAAATTCTGCAGATAATTTAGTGCATCAAGTTGAAAAATCTTTAAATGAGCTTGGTGATAAAGTTAGTGATGATGATAAAACAAATATTCAAAAAGCACTTGATGAATTAAAAGAAACATTGAAAAATGCTAATGCAAGTAAAGAGGAAATAGAAGCTAAAATGAAAACATTAAGTGAAGTTTCTCATAAATTAGCAGAAAATATGTATAAAAAAGATGAAAAACCAAATGAAGATAAAAAGAAAAAAGATGATGATGTCATTGATGCTGAAGTAGAATAA
- a CDS encoding GatB/YqeY domain-containing protein has translation MNLKEKILEDIKDAMRQKDDFKRNTLRTLSACFKQIEVDERIELDNERIYKIIASEIKKRNEAALAFNKGSREDLAQKELLEVEILSQYLPKQLSDEELENELKKLITTLKISSLKEQGILMKEAKNIFKSSVDGKRLNEMVRKLLS, from the coding sequence ATGAATTTGAAAGAAAAAATTTTGGAAGATATTAAAGATGCTATGCGTCAAAAAGATGATTTTAAAAGAAACACTTTAAGGACTTTGAGTGCTTGTTTTAAACAAATTGAAGTTGATGAAAGAATTGAACTTGATAATGAAAGAATATATAAAATTATTGCAAGCGAAATCAAAAAAAGAAATGAAGCAGCATTAGCTTTTAATAAAGGTTCAAGAGAAGATTTAGCTCAAAAAGAATTATTGGAAGTAGAAATTTTAAGCCAATACTTACCAAAACAACTTAGTGACGAAGAATTAGAAAACGAATTAAAAAAATTAATTACTACGTTGAAAATATCTTCTTTAAAAGAGCAGGGAATTCTAATGAAAGAAGCTAAGAATATTTTTAAATCAAGTGTAGATGGAAAAAGATTAAATGAAATGGTTAGAAAACTTTTATCATGA
- a CDS encoding pyridoxine 5'-phosphate synthase, which produces MLLGVNIDHIAILREARKVNDPDLLEAALIASSLSDQITIHVREDRRHANENDLENILKYCKCVVNLECSVDMIEYALKYKPHRVTLVPEKREELTTEGGLKLDSKKLKENILKLKQAQIEISLFIDPNLDDVQKSKELNVDFIELHTGKYANIYNALYTNINQTSYAINELMLEKNKLTTLFNEELVKLKKSAKLADDLGMKIAAGHGLNYKNVRNVVNITEISELNIGQSIVAYSVFVGLREAILRMKALVKR; this is translated from the coding sequence ATGCTTTTAGGAGTGAATATTGATCATATTGCAATTTTAAGAGAAGCTAGAAAGGTAAATGATCCGGATTTATTAGAAGCTGCTTTGATAGCTTCATCTTTGAGTGATCAAATAACCATTCATGTGAGAGAGGATCGTAGGCATGCTAATGAAAATGATTTAGAAAATATTTTGAAATATTGCAAGTGTGTTGTAAATCTTGAGTGTTCTGTTGATATGATAGAATATGCATTAAAATACAAACCACATCGTGTAACTTTAGTACCAGAAAAAAGAGAGGAATTAACAACTGAAGGTGGATTAAAGCTTGATAGTAAGAAGCTTAAAGAAAATATTTTGAAATTAAAACAAGCTCAGATTGAAATTTCCTTGTTTATTGATCCAAATTTAGATGATGTTCAAAAATCAAAGGAATTAAATGTTGATTTTATAGAACTTCATACTGGTAAGTATGCAAATATTTATAATGCTTTATATACTAATATTAATCAAACTTCGTATGCTATTAATGAATTGATGCTAGAAAAAAATAAATTAACAACACTTTTTAATGAAGAATTGGTAAAACTTAAAAAAAGTGCCAAGTTAGCTGATGATCTAGGGATGAAAATTGCAGCCGGACATGGGCTAAATTATAAAAATGTAAGAAATGTTGTAAATATTACGGAAATTAGTGAGCTTAATATAGGACAAAGTATAGTAGCGTATTCTGTATTTGTAGGATTAAGGGAAGCTATTTTGCGGATGAAAGCTTTGGTTAAAAGATGA
- a CDS encoding HIT family hydrolase, FHIT branch: MDYLYAPWREMYFNNKEKKDCPFCHCTENLNEDEKLGVIFRAKYCFGVMNKFPYSPGHFMIIPYEHIENIEDLNDEAWIQISHLVKIGVKILKRELFAKGVNIGMNLGSAAGAGIAPHCHYHLVPRWSGDTNFITTIANTRVCGNDLKKIYNKLNKAFLTYV, from the coding sequence ATGGATTATTTATATGCACCATGGAGAGAAATGTATTTTAACAATAAAGAAAAAAAAGATTGCCCTTTTTGTCATTGTACTGAAAATTTAAATGAAGACGAAAAACTAGGAGTGATTTTTAGAGCTAAATATTGTTTTGGCGTTATGAATAAATTTCCCTATAGTCCGGGACATTTTATGATTATACCTTATGAACATATAGAAAATATAGAAGATTTGAACGACGAAGCATGGATACAAATAAGTCATTTGGTAAAAATTGGTGTAAAAATTTTAAAAAGAGAATTATTTGCCAAAGGAGTTAATATAGGGATGAATTTAGGTAGTGCTGCGGGAGCTGGTATAGCACCTCATTGTCACTATCATTTAGTCCCAAGATGGAGCGGCGATACTAATTTTATCACCACTATAGCAAATACAAGAGTATGTGGAAATGACTTAAAAAAAATCTACAATAAGCTAAATAAGGCTTTTTTAACCTATGTTTAA